One part of the Nymphaea colorata isolate Beijing-Zhang1983 chromosome 8, ASM883128v2, whole genome shotgun sequence genome encodes these proteins:
- the LOC116259337 gene encoding uncharacterized protein LOC116259337 isoform X2, with the protein MADDREGACHCDSQQDRLPPDGTLARDSCYSEIPPPRSATDTGSDSGLCACGRPLAWMAPPPPQNQYRPIRAPAIPSTPNSAQSIILAPVPQAQKVPALSAPFQFRPPAKRIQSPDDIRRFHDSDSGKNFLGFVVALSESMRGHKISDPCRDSPVVRVIVEILDSMIGWVDEFPPVQQPSRYGNLAYRDWHQRLCDSEGLMLRILPEDLQSAVVEIFPYFTDSFGNSTRIDYGTGHETNFAAWLYCLARLGVLTEEDYQALVSRVFVKYIELMRKLQTVYWLEPAGSHGVWGLDDYHFLPFIFGSSQLIDHKYMKPKSIHNQDILDNFSHEYMYLACVAFVKKVKKGVLAEHSPMLDDISGVPTWNKVNSGMLKMYKAEVLEKVPIMQHFLFGWIIKW; encoded by the coding sequence ATGGCGGATGATCGTGAAGGAGCCTGCCATTGCGACAGCCAACAAGATCGTCTCCCTCCAGACGGAACCCTAGCCCGAGATTCCTGCTACTCGGAAATTCCACCTCCTCGCTCAGCCACCGACACCGGCAGTGACAGCGGCCTCTGTGCCTGCGGACGACCGTTGGCCTGGATGGCCCCTCCCCCGCCCCAGAACCAGTACAGGCCGATTCGAGCTCCGGCCATTCCCTCCACCCCGAATAGTGCTCAATCCATCATACTCGCCCCTGTCCCCCAGGCGCAGAAGGTTCCTGCCCTTTCCGCTCCGTTCCAGTTCCGGCCGCCCGCCAAACGAATCCAGTCTCCGGACGACATCCGCCGCTTCCACGACTCCGATTCCGGTAAGAACTTCCTCGGCTTCGTCGTTGCCTTGAGCGAGTCCATGCGCGGGCACAAGATCTCCGACCCCTGCCGCGACTCGCCCGTTGTCAGGGTGATAGTCGAGATTCTTGACTCCATGATCGGGTGGGTCGATGAGTTCCCTCCGGTGCAGCAGCCATCACGGTACGGGAACCTCGCGTACAGAGACTGGCATCAACGACTTTGCGATAGCGAGGGTTTGATGCTGCGGATCCTCCCCGAGGATCTCCAGTCGGCTGTGGTGGAGATCTTCCCCTATTTCACTGATAGTTTCGGGAACTCGACGAGGATCGATTACGGGACTGGCCACGAGACGAACTTTGCGGCGTGGCTCTACTGCCTGGCGAGGCTGGGCGTCCTCACGGAGGAGGATTATCAGGCCCTCGTCTCTAGGGTTTTCGTGAAGTACATCGAATTGATGAGGAAGCTGCAGACGGTTTACTGGCTAGAGCCTGCGGGTTCCCACGGGGTTTGGGGTCTCGACGACTACCATTTCCTTCCATTCATATTCGGTTCGTCGCAGTTAATCGATCACAAGTACATGAAACCGAAGTCTATCCACAATCAGGATATCTTGGATAATTTCTCCCATGAGTACATGTACCTTGCTTGCGTCGCGTTcgtgaagaaggtgaagaaagGGGTACTGGCAGAGCATTCGCCAATGCTGGACGATATTAGTGGAGTGCCGACCTGGAATAAGGTGAATAGTGGGATGCTCAAGATGTATAAGGCGGAGGTTCTGGAGAAGGTGCCGATCATGCAGCATTTTCTCTTCGGATGGATCATTAAATGGTAA
- the LOC116259337 gene encoding uncharacterized protein LOC116259337 isoform X1 — translation MADDREGACHCDSQQDRLPPDGTLARDSCYSEIPPPRSATDTGSDSGLCACGRPLAWMAPPPPQNQYRPIRAPAIPSTPNSAQSIILAPVPQAQKVPALSAPFQFRPPAKRIQSPDDIRRFHDSDSGKNFLGFVVALSESMRGHKISDPCRDSPVVRVIVEILDSMIGWVDEFPPVQQPSRYGNLAYRDWHQRLCDSEGLMLRILPEDLQSAVVEIFPYFTDSFGNSTRIDYGTGHETNFAAWLYCLARLGVLTEEDYQALVSRVFVKYIELMRKLQTVYWLEPAGSHGVWGLDDYHFLPFIFGSSQLIDHKYMKPKSIHNQDILDNFSHEYMYLACVAFVKKVKKGVLAEHSPMLDDISGVPTWNKVNSGMLKMYKAEVLEKVPIMQHFLFGWIIKWDE, via the coding sequence ATGGCGGATGATCGTGAAGGAGCCTGCCATTGCGACAGCCAACAAGATCGTCTCCCTCCAGACGGAACCCTAGCCCGAGATTCCTGCTACTCGGAAATTCCACCTCCTCGCTCAGCCACCGACACCGGCAGTGACAGCGGCCTCTGTGCCTGCGGACGACCGTTGGCCTGGATGGCCCCTCCCCCGCCCCAGAACCAGTACAGGCCGATTCGAGCTCCGGCCATTCCCTCCACCCCGAATAGTGCTCAATCCATCATACTCGCCCCTGTCCCCCAGGCGCAGAAGGTTCCTGCCCTTTCCGCTCCGTTCCAGTTCCGGCCGCCCGCCAAACGAATCCAGTCTCCGGACGACATCCGCCGCTTCCACGACTCCGATTCCGGTAAGAACTTCCTCGGCTTCGTCGTTGCCTTGAGCGAGTCCATGCGCGGGCACAAGATCTCCGACCCCTGCCGCGACTCGCCCGTTGTCAGGGTGATAGTCGAGATTCTTGACTCCATGATCGGGTGGGTCGATGAGTTCCCTCCGGTGCAGCAGCCATCACGGTACGGGAACCTCGCGTACAGAGACTGGCATCAACGACTTTGCGATAGCGAGGGTTTGATGCTGCGGATCCTCCCCGAGGATCTCCAGTCGGCTGTGGTGGAGATCTTCCCCTATTTCACTGATAGTTTCGGGAACTCGACGAGGATCGATTACGGGACTGGCCACGAGACGAACTTTGCGGCGTGGCTCTACTGCCTGGCGAGGCTGGGCGTCCTCACGGAGGAGGATTATCAGGCCCTCGTCTCTAGGGTTTTCGTGAAGTACATCGAATTGATGAGGAAGCTGCAGACGGTTTACTGGCTAGAGCCTGCGGGTTCCCACGGGGTTTGGGGTCTCGACGACTACCATTTCCTTCCATTCATATTCGGTTCGTCGCAGTTAATCGATCACAAGTACATGAAACCGAAGTCTATCCACAATCAGGATATCTTGGATAATTTCTCCCATGAGTACATGTACCTTGCTTGCGTCGCGTTcgtgaagaaggtgaagaaagGGGTACTGGCAGAGCATTCGCCAATGCTGGACGATATTAGTGGAGTGCCGACCTGGAATAAGGTGAATAGTGGGATGCTCAAGATGTATAAGGCGGAGGTTCTGGAGAAGGTGCCGATCATGCAGCATTTTCTCTTCGGATGGATCATTAAATG